The Thalassotalea nanhaiensis genome has a window encoding:
- a CDS encoding nuclease-related domain-containing protein, giving the protein MKWIFLCLVVMVFPAKAIKQYTESSCILLKQQVTDYKRRLGKNSPLYAKTKASFDIHCQSPIVAKRNGKISLGNHQTKQNTNPALTQTKQAPTLLSEKSIQVKANQSDPLSQLAYMFMPIFLLLFFGLMALYYFKKKLPEIKGWIGENHVRKGLKKYLDETKYTIINDVTLPLEDGGTTQIDHIVVSTFGVFVIETKNMSGWIFGNERQAKWTQTIHRSKYPFQNPLRQNYKHTKTLAHLLDMPHEKFHSVVVFTPNAELKTKMPNNVGYLKEMLVYIKSFDQEALDNKNKLEILDLVKSIKLDQGRKTNKEHVKYLKEEHKGNAAI; this is encoded by the coding sequence ATGAAATGGATTTTTCTTTGTTTAGTTGTAATGGTTTTTCCGGCCAAGGCAATAAAGCAATACACTGAATCTTCGTGCATATTGCTCAAGCAGCAAGTTACCGATTATAAAAGAAGATTAGGTAAAAACTCACCGCTATATGCAAAAACCAAAGCAAGCTTTGATATTCACTGTCAGAGCCCTATTGTTGCCAAACGAAACGGCAAGATTTCATTGGGCAATCATCAAACAAAGCAAAATACAAATCCAGCGCTTACTCAAACTAAACAAGCACCTACGCTGCTCTCTGAAAAATCGATCCAAGTAAAAGCAAATCAATCTGATCCATTGTCTCAATTGGCTTACATGTTTATGCCGATATTTTTATTGTTATTTTTCGGCTTAATGGCGCTTTATTACTTCAAGAAAAAGTTACCAGAAATTAAAGGCTGGATTGGAGAAAACCATGTCAGAAAAGGGTTAAAGAAGTATTTAGACGAAACCAAATACACCATCATTAATGATGTAACACTGCCATTAGAAGATGGTGGCACAACACAAATTGACCATATCGTTGTTTCAACTTTTGGTGTTTTTGTTATTGAGACAAAAAACATGAGTGGCTGGATATTTGGTAATGAACGTCAAGCTAAATGGACGCAGACTATTCATCGCTCAAAGTATCCTTTTCAAAACCCATTAAGACAGAACTATAAGCACACTAAAACCTTAGCTCATTTGCTTGATATGCCACATGAGAAATTTCATTCTGTCGTGGTGTTTACGCCAAATGCAGAACTAAAAACTAAGATGCCTAACAATGTTGGTTATTTGAAAGAAATGTTGGTTTATATCAAATCATTTGATCAAGAAGCACTTGATAATAAAAACAAATTAGAAATATTAGACCTTGTGAAAAGCATAAAATTAGACCAAGGTAGAAAAACAAATAAAGAGCATGTGAAGTATTTAAAAGAAGAACACAAAGGTAATGCTGCTATCTAA